A genomic region of Leptospira barantonii contains the following coding sequences:
- a CDS encoding tetratricopeptide repeat protein, with the protein MIDKFDYLENKKLKPIAAGLTSTLTNGLSRIPTLEVVGPSEKASALKLIKEKQLYGEEVDPAEFLSKITAADYFCNGDIQAEQNAALVNVRISDAHKGSLILSSSTRGNLEKPITLQEKIVGNLLSNIDSNDAEANTALVSNSSTKNESAFSFYAQASDILYSEPQKAAILLISALKNDPEYLDALEDLANTLFQIGETKKSMEFLVRKKEVLERKQLQNTVDYANTLCNLGVTYFSLGEREKAMQLCLQDKELKESLKLKKTKLYANTLQTIASFHVYQGRYKEGIQLFESARTILTTLGLDKTFDYADLLTSLGSAYKQNGEPEFAGGLYKDAENIYQEIGLSTTSSYAALLTNQGLLHLAKKEYKEALKKFIQDKSIQDKLGLGKSDGYIVTLNNLAIVLSELGEKKKATEFLQLANKLKSSKKKN; encoded by the coding sequence TTGATCGATAAATTCGATTATTTAGAAAATAAAAAACTGAAGCCGATTGCCGCTGGTTTGACGAGCACTTTGACAAACGGCTTATCGAGAATTCCCACTTTAGAGGTTGTCGGACCTTCCGAAAAAGCCAGCGCTCTAAAACTGATTAAGGAAAAACAACTCTACGGAGAAGAAGTGGATCCTGCGGAATTTCTCAGCAAGATTACTGCGGCCGATTACTTTTGCAATGGAGACATTCAAGCGGAACAGAATGCGGCTCTTGTCAATGTAAGAATTTCCGATGCTCACAAAGGTTCACTTATCTTGAGTTCTTCTACTCGAGGTAACTTAGAAAAACCGATCACACTGCAGGAAAAGATCGTTGGAAACCTGCTTTCAAATATAGATAGCAACGATGCCGAAGCAAACACCGCGCTTGTAAGCAATTCTTCGACTAAGAACGAATCTGCGTTTTCATTTTATGCGCAAGCTTCCGATATTCTCTATTCCGAACCTCAAAAAGCCGCGATCCTTTTGATCAGCGCATTGAAGAACGATCCCGAATACTTGGATGCTTTGGAAGATCTCGCCAATACTCTTTTTCAAATCGGGGAAACTAAAAAGTCGATGGAGTTCCTCGTAAGAAAGAAAGAGGTTCTCGAACGTAAACAACTTCAGAACACGGTGGATTACGCAAACACCCTCTGCAATCTCGGAGTTACTTATTTTTCCTTAGGAGAAAGAGAAAAAGCGATGCAGTTGTGTCTTCAAGACAAGGAATTGAAAGAATCCTTGAAACTCAAAAAGACAAAGCTCTACGCGAATACTCTTCAAACGATCGCTTCTTTTCACGTGTATCAAGGACGATATAAAGAAGGAATCCAATTGTTCGAATCTGCGAGAACCATACTGACTACGTTGGGATTGGATAAGACGTTCGACTACGCGGATCTTTTAACCTCTTTGGGTTCGGCTTATAAACAGAACGGAGAACCCGAATTCGCAGGCGGACTTTATAAGGACGCGGAAAATATTTACCAAGAAATTGGACTTTCTACCACTAGTTCTTACGCGGCTTTGTTAACCAATCAAGGGTTGCTTCATCTCGCGAAAAAAGAATATAAGGAAGCTCTAAAAAAATTCATTCAAGATAAGTCCATACAAGATAAGCTTGGTCTGGGAAAATCGGACGGATACATCGTCACTTTGAATAATTTGGCTATCGTTTTATCGGAATTAGGTGAAAAGAAAAAGGCCACCGAGTTTCTTCAACTGGCGAATAAACTAAAATCAAGCAAAAAGAAAAATTAA
- a CDS encoding FecR family protein, which translates to MKKVLFIYITLIVFIASCAKGQGSSNSGSKKSSFSSIPTFIVGSVEINQKASNSGDIIEGDQTIRIGSGSLADIQIRGFQSQITFRAKTQTELNLYSRVKDDKRTLIVFLKKGDLLFSVKKLQKDESVLIFTPSMKAMVVGTQFKVVVKEDATTNIKVADGSVDVRPSDPTLELLMNSEETDSKTKEKINAAFGQGQVLESGKETTVTNGKIKEALKDPELLKLLESPELKNIKTPTEPAENAELKKQLAALESKLPESIAVGEIKTSQGLAGNTLKDLQKESSEIVSVSDNNQKTGQELKKEIDSALKENNGVLLSTMGKVLGKGAETLVLKNGQNVTGIIYQTGSNYNVKTPQGELHFSESQVSGLRF; encoded by the coding sequence ATGAAAAAAGTCTTATTCATTTATATAACACTGATCGTTTTTATTGCAAGTTGTGCTAAAGGACAAGGGAGTTCGAATTCGGGTTCGAAAAAAAGTTCCTTTTCAAGTATTCCCACATTCATCGTCGGCTCGGTGGAAATTAATCAAAAAGCGAGTAATTCAGGGGACATCATTGAAGGAGATCAAACGATTCGAATCGGAAGCGGATCTCTTGCCGATATCCAGATTCGTGGCTTCCAATCTCAAATTACTTTTAGAGCGAAAACGCAAACGGAACTGAATCTTTATTCTCGAGTGAAAGACGATAAACGGACTCTAATCGTTTTTCTAAAAAAAGGGGATTTGCTTTTTTCCGTAAAAAAACTTCAAAAAGACGAAAGCGTTCTCATTTTCACACCTTCTATGAAGGCAATGGTAGTCGGAACTCAGTTTAAGGTCGTAGTAAAAGAAGACGCCACAACAAACATTAAGGTTGCCGACGGAAGCGTGGATGTTCGGCCTTCCGATCCTACGTTGGAACTTCTTATGAACTCCGAAGAAACGGATTCCAAGACTAAGGAAAAAATCAACGCGGCTTTTGGACAAGGACAGGTGCTTGAATCCGGAAAGGAAACGACGGTTACGAACGGAAAAATCAAAGAAGCGCTCAAAGATCCGGAACTTTTGAAATTATTGGAAAGCCCGGAGTTAAAAAATATCAAAACGCCGACCGAGCCGGCCGAAAACGCGGAACTTAAAAAACAACTCGCGGCGTTGGAATCCAAACTACCGGAGAGCATTGCGGTAGGAGAAATTAAAACTTCCCAAGGTTTGGCGGGAAATACTTTAAAAGATCTTCAAAAAGAGTCGTCTGAGATCGTGAGTGTTTCGGATAACAATCAAAAGACCGGACAAGAATTGAAAAAAGAAATTGATAGCGCTCTTAAGGAAAATAACGGCGTTTTATTATCAACCATGGGAAAGGTCCTTGGAAAAGGAGCTGAAACCCTGGTTTTAAAGAACGGACAAAACGTTACTGGAATTATTTATCAGACAGGTAGCAATTACAATGTCAAAACTCCTCAAGGGGAATTGCACTTTTCTGAATCTCAAGTGTCCGGTCTAAGATTTTAA
- a CDS encoding SpoIID/LytB domain-containing protein yields MIRKLVLLLILILVFLETGCNTVIIRPWTPPYKSRSVHEVRVLLGKSEGDLQIRGEGIISVYDANDLLIKKGIDIISLDSSRLKAPIRFVGENAGLEYKSLKVRGAIQLIPQGQGAALVVNVLPLEEYLYAVVPSEVPYGWPVEALKAQAICARTYAVREILNKKNALYDVEATVNSQVYGGIEKEHPSTTKAVQDTTGVMAVFEENPIQAFFHSNSGGKTETPENVWGGKRIPYLSTVASEFDRAGDNFYWKETISGELINSKFSNLKLGEIQSVQVLSRTASGRVDLMELSGSEGSSRIRGKEFRQTLGTPVRSLRFGIQKEGNGYLVKGMGSGHGVGLSQWGSFGMAKENYNYVEILRHYYPGTDLARITR; encoded by the coding sequence ATGATCAGAAAACTAGTTTTGCTTTTAATTCTAATCCTCGTATTTTTGGAAACGGGTTGTAATACCGTCATCATTCGTCCTTGGACGCCTCCGTATAAAAGCCGTTCGGTTCACGAGGTTCGAGTGCTTCTTGGCAAGTCCGAAGGAGATCTTCAAATCCGCGGAGAAGGAATCATTTCCGTGTATGACGCGAACGATCTTCTCATTAAAAAAGGAATCGATATCATCTCGTTGGATTCTTCCCGTTTAAAAGCGCCGATTCGTTTTGTGGGTGAGAATGCGGGTCTTGAATACAAGTCCTTAAAGGTTAGAGGAGCGATCCAACTCATTCCTCAAGGACAAGGGGCCGCCTTGGTGGTTAACGTTCTTCCTTTGGAAGAATATCTTTACGCAGTGGTTCCTTCCGAGGTTCCTTACGGTTGGCCCGTGGAAGCTCTGAAGGCTCAGGCAATCTGCGCAAGAACCTATGCAGTTCGTGAAATATTAAATAAAAAGAATGCGCTTTACGACGTGGAAGCAACCGTAAATTCTCAAGTGTATGGCGGCATAGAAAAAGAACATCCATCTACGACGAAGGCCGTTCAAGACACCACAGGAGTAATGGCCGTCTTCGAGGAAAATCCGATCCAAGCGTTCTTTCATTCGAACAGCGGCGGTAAAACGGAAACTCCCGAAAACGTATGGGGTGGAAAAAGAATTCCTTATCTTTCCACGGTCGCTTCGGAGTTCGATCGCGCCGGCGACAACTTTTATTGGAAAGAAACGATTTCCGGGGAACTGATCAATTCCAAATTCTCAAACTTAAAACTTGGAGAGATTCAATCGGTCCAAGTTTTATCCAGAACGGCTTCAGGAAGAGTGGATCTTATGGAGTTGAGCGGTTCGGAAGGTTCTTCCAGAATTCGCGGAAAAGAATTCAGACAAACGTTAGGCACTCCCGTTCGTTCTTTGAGATTCGGAATTCAAAAAGAAGGAAACGGTTATTTGGTAAAAGGAATGGGTTCCGGTCACGGAGTCGGACTCAGTCAATGGGGAAGTTTCGGAATGGCAAAAGAGAATTACAATTACGTTGAAATTCTCAGACACTATTATCCTGGAACCGACCTTGCAAGAATCACACGCTAA
- a CDS encoding acyl-CoA desaturase has translation MQKEKSINWVTTIFLIVTPIVGVAGTVWLGVTRGIPYQTWLLFLFMMFATGIGITAGYHRLFSHRAYKAALPVRIFFLLFGGAAFQSSVLEWCADHRIHHRHVDKEEDPYAITKGFWHAHILWLFQKREYSLTNIPDLWEDKWIVWQYEHYYSISIFMCFFFPGLIGLLWGDFLGGVLVAGFLRLFINHHFTFFINSLCHFRGTQPFSDKHTAKDNWILALFTYGEGYHNFHHEFQADYRNGIRFFDYDPSKWLIKGLYHLGLASDLKQIPDEQIFRKKVQMDEKRFLKRMETLQVPFSADLETKLQSYKQSLIDRQADFVSKKESSGDKNQVRVAEGEFRSALKTWKQIVSGDLQTLS, from the coding sequence ATGCAAAAAGAAAAATCAATCAATTGGGTGACCACGATCTTCTTAATCGTAACTCCGATCGTCGGAGTTGCGGGAACCGTTTGGCTTGGGGTTACGAGAGGAATCCCGTATCAAACCTGGCTTTTGTTTTTATTCATGATGTTCGCGACCGGGATCGGAATCACCGCGGGCTATCACAGACTATTCTCGCATCGGGCTTACAAGGCCGCGCTTCCGGTAAGAATTTTTTTCCTGCTCTTCGGCGGCGCCGCGTTTCAAAGTTCCGTTTTGGAATGGTGCGCGGATCATAGAATTCATCACAGACACGTGGACAAGGAAGAAGATCCGTATGCGATCACGAAAGGATTTTGGCACGCGCACATTCTTTGGTTGTTTCAAAAAAGAGAATATTCTCTGACGAACATCCCCGATCTTTGGGAAGACAAGTGGATCGTATGGCAGTACGAACACTACTATTCGATCTCGATCTTTATGTGTTTTTTCTTTCCCGGTTTGATCGGTCTTCTTTGGGGAGATTTTTTAGGAGGCGTTTTAGTCGCGGGGTTCTTAAGACTTTTTATCAACCACCACTTTACGTTCTTCATCAACTCGCTTTGTCATTTCCGAGGAACACAACCGTTTTCGGACAAACATACCGCAAAGGACAACTGGATCTTGGCTCTGTTCACTTACGGAGAAGGATATCATAACTTTCACCACGAGTTCCAAGCGGATTACAGAAACGGAATCCGTTTTTTCGACTACGATCCGAGCAAGTGGCTCATCAAAGGTTTGTATCATCTGGGTCTTGCGTCCGATTTAAAACAAATCCCGGACGAACAGATCTTCCGCAAAAAAGTGCAGATGGACGAAAAACGTTTTTTGAAAAGAATGGAAACATTGCAGGTTCCATTCTCCGCCGATCTGGAAACAAAACTGCAATCGTATAAACAATCGTTGATCGATCGTCAGGCGGATTTTGTTTCCAAAAAAGAATCTTCCGGCGATAAGAATCAGGTTCGCGTCGCCGAGGGAGAATTCAGGTCCGCTCTCAAAACTTGGAAACAAATCGTTTCCGGTGATCTGCAAACCCTTTCTTAA
- the nadE gene encoding NAD(+) synthase yields the protein MQSVRLTSVSLKTRVFDFQGNLDKIKRVLSQEKNSDLILFPELCISGYGCEDSFFFPRIWKESWNSLTQILPLTENKIVVVGLPIFQNPYLFNCAAVLCNGTVAGIVPKSNLATTGVHYENRWFARGEEAQENFVSPDGSAIPFGSLVFETDHFSFGVEICEDSWVLQKPSIPLAEAGTDLILSPGASHFAFGKQRTRRQIFKESSRRESNVYLFSNLCGNESGRLIFEGGSLVAQNGKLIAESERLFFGDYNLCSSEIDFDASRADRAKNFRPSGNRFSQKKSSEENRIYLGIEFPKRTPKVNRPVSEPSLSKEEESYQDFTRAVALGLFDYLIQSKTKGYTLSLSGGADSSTCALLVTAMKKIAQEELGKNFFASIGIDENKLLYTLYQATENNSDRTRSLAKALADDVKSVHGDLTIGSEVQSISDKISKMTGVSLDWEHHNLVLQNIQARVRSPIIWMLANLNGHLLLSTGNRSEAGAGYTTMDGDSSGSVAPLTGVSKEFILKWMQFVTDGKDPILPAYPSVKEIVLSPPSAELKPLEDKQEDEKDLMPYPLLQKIEELFVVRGAGFSEIVQLLSGDPEVQKLAPGFLEESVRKYISLFHRNQWKRERLPPSFHLDDYGLDPKSSFRFPILSEERGSGI from the coding sequence ATGCAGTCTGTGCGACTTACTTCGGTTTCTCTCAAAACGAGAGTGTTCGATTTTCAAGGGAACCTGGATAAAATCAAAAGGGTTCTCTCTCAAGAAAAGAATTCGGATCTGATTCTGTTCCCCGAACTTTGTATTTCCGGTTACGGATGCGAGGATTCTTTTTTCTTTCCTCGTATTTGGAAAGAATCTTGGAACTCTTTGACGCAGATTCTCCCCTTAACCGAAAATAAGATCGTTGTAGTCGGTTTACCTATATTCCAAAATCCTTATCTATTCAATTGCGCGGCGGTTCTTTGTAACGGGACCGTGGCCGGGATCGTTCCCAAATCCAATCTTGCGACCACCGGAGTTCACTACGAAAACCGTTGGTTTGCAAGAGGAGAAGAGGCACAGGAGAATTTTGTCTCACCGGACGGCTCCGCGATTCCGTTCGGTTCCCTCGTTTTTGAAACCGATCATTTTTCGTTCGGCGTTGAAATCTGCGAGGATTCCTGGGTTTTACAAAAACCTTCGATTCCCCTTGCGGAAGCCGGAACGGATTTGATTCTTTCTCCGGGCGCATCTCATTTCGCGTTCGGAAAACAAAGAACTCGCAGACAGATCTTTAAGGAAAGTTCGAGAAGAGAGTCTAACGTGTATCTGTTTTCCAATCTTTGCGGAAACGAATCGGGAAGACTGATCTTCGAAGGCGGCTCCCTGGTCGCACAAAACGGAAAACTGATCGCGGAATCCGAACGTCTTTTTTTCGGAGATTACAATCTTTGTTCCAGCGAAATCGACTTCGACGCATCCAGAGCCGATCGCGCCAAAAACTTTCGTCCTTCCGGAAATCGTTTCTCGCAAAAAAAATCCTCGGAAGAAAATCGAATCTATCTCGGAATCGAATTCCCAAAACGAACTCCGAAGGTAAACCGCCCCGTTTCCGAACCTTCCCTTTCCAAAGAAGAGGAATCGTATCAGGATTTCACGCGTGCGGTAGCATTAGGACTTTTTGATTATCTAATACAGTCTAAAACGAAGGGTTATACGTTGTCCCTTTCGGGAGGCGCGGACAGTTCCACCTGCGCGCTTCTCGTTACCGCGATGAAAAAAATCGCCCAAGAAGAATTGGGGAAAAACTTTTTTGCCTCGATCGGAATCGACGAGAATAAACTTCTTTATACATTGTATCAAGCCACTGAGAACAATTCGGATCGAACCAGATCCCTTGCAAAGGCATTGGCCGACGACGTGAAATCCGTTCACGGAGATCTTACGATCGGTTCCGAAGTACAAAGTATTTCGGATAAGATTTCCAAGATGACCGGAGTTTCCTTGGATTGGGAACATCACAATCTGGTTCTGCAAAACATTCAAGCAAGGGTTCGTTCTCCGATCATCTGGATGCTCGCCAATTTAAACGGACATCTTCTTCTTTCCACCGGAAACAGAAGCGAAGCGGGCGCGGGTTATACTACGATGGACGGGGATTCATCGGGATCGGTCGCTCCTCTTACCGGAGTCAGTAAAGAATTTATTTTGAAGTGGATGCAGTTCGTCACAGACGGAAAAGATCCGATTCTTCCCGCATATCCATCGGTGAAGGAAATCGTTCTTTCTCCTCCGAGCGCGGAGTTAAAACCTCTAGAAGACAAACAAGAAGACGAGAAGGATCTGATGCCATATCCTCTTTTGCAAAAAATCGAAGAACTTTTTGTGGTTCGAGGCGCGGGTTTTTCGGAGATCGTTCAACTTCTTTCGGGCGATCCCGAGGTTCAAAAATTGGCGCCCGGCTTTTTGGAAGAATCGGTTCGGAAATATATTTCTTTATTTCACAGAAATCAATGGAAACGGGAAAGGTTGCCGCCTTCGTTTCATCTGGACGATTACGGTTTGGATCCGAAGTCCAGTTTCAGATTCCCGATCCTTTCCGAAGAAAGGGGTTCGGGAATTTAG
- a CDS encoding FtsX-like permease family protein yields the protein MSYRIYVLFLFEYFRSHKVAAFFALAGISLGVGLFISTTANGMKAEKSLTDFAMGYFQGEYKIKISSASGDQNVPVDLIKTLSDDPTLSWIVKISPRFQKEVIVNDSIRAVYIGMDFLKEFEKFRTSQKESSTETSQDTKDKTNSVFISRSLFEKTGTSSTRVKTNSKSFALSQLEVFDTEGGSILMEDIESAMERFDTGEHVSFLLIQPDRFRTEQKRILEQKLGSDYRIETVEDIREKSGNALRSFQLNLLVISFISLIIAFFMVSNTMSGLYVSREKELGILKTMGLSAGHTFALFVSQALLLGITGSFLGLGLGFLFSRMDFFSPEAASADLSYLKTYKSIPSSTWIIGLGIGILGSFISAAFPSFRAGRVSPVSILRDSSSGTNRIDDGKMFLFGLSLVCIFTLIAFFPLRWKLPITGLLGIGGIVIGVTLCFPWVFKIITIFFFRLSERSDRSFVFMKVGLEETRNQPLRNTLTSATLMLATSLVVCLSVLTDSYRRSLNDWVDSEFPAELTVINTSNLAAGIHGGVPLSLLSELSKLPEVKSLDGFCVNTRVETEKGNFTIHAYTFGAYNRKDSPESSARMENEILISSNMAYLQNFKVGDTIFLGTKLGKKEFKIKGIKEHFFSERGTIMMDIKNYETFFGLQGYNSIKIFLNTPADLSSAEESITRILRQNSSLKLLNVKELRELYTDGVDKVFGVLGTLKTTAFIIAMISLVSSLLHNLISKKTTLGILKYLGADLRQLNSILLTESVFITVVSTCFGIVLAFVLSPVVLYVINKNAFGWTLKFTVSPEVPIFFLILSPVLGILSCLVPLYTLRKLGFRISQE from the coding sequence ATGTCCTATCGAATTTACGTTCTATTTCTTTTCGAATACTTTCGAAGTCATAAGGTCGCCGCATTCTTTGCGTTAGCCGGAATTTCTCTCGGTGTCGGGCTTTTCATCTCGACGACCGCAAACGGAATGAAAGCCGAAAAAAGTCTTACCGACTTTGCGATGGGATACTTTCAGGGAGAATATAAAATCAAAATCTCCTCGGCCTCGGGGGATCAGAACGTTCCTGTCGATTTGATCAAAACCTTGTCCGACGATCCTACTCTTTCCTGGATCGTAAAGATTTCTCCTCGATTTCAAAAAGAAGTCATCGTCAACGATTCGATTCGAGCCGTATACATCGGTATGGATTTTTTAAAAGAATTCGAAAAGTTTCGAACCTCGCAGAAGGAAAGTTCGACCGAAACGTCGCAAGATACGAAGGATAAAACTAACTCCGTTTTTATCAGCCGTTCCTTATTCGAAAAGACGGGGACCTCTTCGACTCGTGTTAAAACGAATTCAAAAAGTTTCGCTCTATCGCAACTGGAAGTATTCGATACGGAAGGCGGAAGCATTCTCATGGAAGACATAGAATCCGCCATGGAACGATTCGACACAGGGGAACACGTTAGCTTTCTTCTCATCCAACCGGACCGATTCCGAACGGAACAGAAAAGAATTCTCGAACAAAAACTCGGCTCGGATTATCGAATCGAAACCGTGGAGGATATACGCGAAAAATCCGGAAACGCGTTACGCTCCTTTCAATTGAATCTTCTCGTCATTTCCTTTATCTCCCTCATCATCGCGTTCTTTATGGTTTCCAACACGATGTCCGGTTTGTATGTAAGCCGCGAAAAAGAATTGGGAATTTTGAAAACGATGGGACTCAGCGCCGGCCATACGTTCGCACTTTTTGTTTCCCAAGCGTTGCTTCTCGGAATCACCGGAAGTTTTTTAGGGCTCGGGCTCGGTTTTCTTTTTTCGAGAATGGATTTTTTCAGTCCAGAAGCCGCCTCTGCGGATTTATCCTATCTAAAAACATACAAGTCCATCCCCTCTTCCACTTGGATCATAGGACTTGGAATCGGAATTCTCGGATCGTTTATCTCCGCCGCGTTTCCATCGTTTCGCGCGGGAAGGGTTTCGCCGGTTTCGATTTTAAGAGATTCCTCTTCGGGAACCAATCGAATCGACGACGGTAAGATGTTCCTATTCGGTCTTTCTCTCGTTTGTATTTTCACTTTGATTGCATTTTTTCCGTTGCGATGGAAACTTCCGATCACGGGGCTTTTAGGAATCGGAGGAATCGTAATCGGTGTGACCCTTTGTTTCCCTTGGGTATTTAAGATCATTACGATATTCTTTTTTAGACTTTCCGAAAGATCGGACCGGTCCTTCGTATTTATGAAAGTAGGTTTGGAAGAAACGAGAAACCAACCTCTACGAAACACCCTCACTTCCGCGACCTTGATGCTCGCGACCTCGCTCGTGGTTTGTCTTTCGGTTTTGACGGACAGTTATCGAAGATCTTTAAACGACTGGGTGGATTCCGAATTTCCCGCGGAGTTAACCGTAATCAATACTTCGAATCTGGCCGCGGGAATCCACGGAGGAGTTCCCCTTTCTTTGTTAAGCGAACTCTCAAAACTTCCGGAGGTAAAATCCCTGGACGGCTTTTGTGTAAACACTAGGGTCGAAACCGAAAAGGGAAACTTTACGATTCATGCATATACGTTCGGGGCATACAATCGAAAGGATTCTCCCGAAAGTTCCGCGAGAATGGAAAACGAAATTCTAATCTCGTCCAATATGGCGTATCTGCAGAACTTCAAAGTCGGAGATACGATTTTTCTCGGAACCAAACTCGGAAAAAAGGAATTCAAAATCAAAGGAATCAAGGAACATTTTTTTTCCGAACGCGGAACGATCATGATGGATATCAAGAACTACGAAACCTTTTTCGGACTTCAAGGATACAATTCCATTAAGATATTCTTAAATACCCCGGCGGATCTTTCCTCCGCGGAAGAATCGATCACTCGAATTTTAAGACAAAATTCTTCCTTAAAATTGTTGAACGTAAAGGAACTGAGGGAACTTTATACGGACGGAGTGGACAAGGTTTTCGGAGTTTTGGGAACCTTAAAAACGACCGCGTTTATCATCGCGATGATCTCGCTCGTATCTTCCCTTCTTCACAATCTGATCTCGAAAAAAACAACGTTAGGAATTCTTAAATATCTGGGCGCCGATCTAAGACAACTCAACTCGATTCTTTTGACGGAAAGCGTTTTTATCACTGTGGTTTCGACCTGTTTCGGAATCGTTCTCGCATTCGTTCTCTCCCCGGTCGTTTTATACGTCATCAACAAGAACGCATTCGGATGGACTTTGAAATTCACCGTATCCCCCGAGGTTCCGATATTTTTTCTGATCCTCTCGCCGGTGTTGGGAATTCTTTCCTGTTTGGTTCCTTTGTATACTTTGAGAAAATTAGGATTTCGGATCAGCCAAGAATGA
- a CDS encoding ABC transporter ATP-binding protein, with amino-acid sequence MTNSNATDSKRIRISGLRKSYQSGKLQTEVLKGLELDIPSASIVTLMGPSGSGKSTFLNILSGIDVPDSGEIRVNGHSLHSMNEKELTKYRREETGIIFQFFHLLPYLNALENVAVPLYISGVGKTEARELAKEALEKVGLSARQNHKPDELSGGEQQRVAIARAVCKRPSLILADEPTGNLDTKNAENVIRLLMDLQKQHGFTLFIVTHDQKLGSLGEFRLKMADGILVD; translated from the coding sequence ATGACAAACTCGAACGCGACCGACTCAAAAAGAATCCGAATTTCCGGACTTAGAAAATCCTATCAAAGTGGAAAACTTCAAACGGAAGTCCTCAAAGGATTGGAGCTCGACATACCGAGCGCCTCGATCGTCACGCTCATGGGCCCTTCCGGTTCCGGTAAATCAACTTTTTTGAATATACTTTCCGGTATAGACGTTCCCGATTCGGGGGAAATCCGAGTGAACGGACATTCCTTGCATTCGATGAACGAAAAGGAACTCACGAAATACAGAAGAGAGGAAACTGGAATCATATTCCAATTCTTTCATCTACTTCCCTATCTAAACGCCCTCGAAAACGTGGCGGTTCCTCTTTACATCTCCGGCGTGGGAAAAACGGAAGCGCGCGAACTTGCGAAAGAAGCCCTTGAAAAGGTCGGACTTTCCGCCAGACAAAACCACAAACCGGACGAACTTTCGGGAGGAGAACAACAAAGGGTCGCGATCGCAAGGGCGGTCTGCAAACGCCCCTCGTTGATTCTCGCAGACGAACCGACCGGGAACCTGGACACGAAGAATGCAGAAAACGTAATACGTCTTCTGATGGATCTTCAGAAACAACACGGATTCACACTTTTTATAGTAACCCACGATCAGAAACTGGGATCGTTAGGAGAATTCCGTTTAAAAATGGCGGACGGGATTTTGGTGGATTGA
- the pyrE gene encoding orotate phosphoribosyltransferase has translation MKQELLELIRSHAYRYSEQPFTLASGKQSRHYFNCKEITLVPDRLELLCRFIVEQHLGDSGILKPEAFGGLTMGADPICYGISLEFRKQKKNVFPLIVRKLSKDHGTKKLVEGAVHAVKSCIIVDDVITTGGSTIQAIRSLRDSGIEVTQGICILDREEGGKDAILSEGVQMFPIFKKSEFGNLEHE, from the coding sequence ATGAAACAAGAACTGCTCGAACTCATTCGTTCCCATGCGTATCGCTATTCGGAACAACCTTTCACCCTCGCTTCGGGAAAACAATCCAGACATTACTTCAATTGTAAGGAGATCACGCTCGTTCCCGATCGTCTGGAACTTCTTTGCAGATTTATCGTAGAACAGCATTTAGGCGACTCCGGAATTTTAAAACCGGAAGCATTCGGCGGTCTTACGATGGGCGCCGATCCGATTTGCTACGGAATCAGTTTGGAATTTAGGAAACAAAAAAAGAACGTTTTCCCTTTGATCGTTCGGAAACTTTCCAAGGATCACGGAACGAAAAAGTTAGTCGAAGGCGCGGTTCACGCGGTAAAAAGTTGTATCATCGTGGACGATGTGATTACCACCGGAGGTTCTACGATTCAAGCCATCCGCAGTTTGCGTGATTCCGGAATCGAAGTCACTCAGGGAATTTGTATCTTGGATCGGGAAGAGGGCGGCAAGGATGCGATTCTTTCCGAAGGGGTTCAGATGTTTCCTATATTCAAAAAAAGTGAATTTGGGAATTTAGAACATGAGTGA